A region from the Longimicrobium terrae genome encodes:
- the secD gene encoding protein translocase subunit SecD, which produces MFQNLKARLGLIFLLAALCVGILFWNNARKGAMVTLGLDLQGGTHLALEIDESKAALTSAQRSEAIDRALKVVRLRVDELGVAEPVVQKAGDSRIIVELAGLQNTNAAKDVISKAAFLEFQVVKRPEEAQSVVTRLDQAVARAFPAEAAKAPASATPAGGVFQQKTPAADSAAVGRPFSSKLAGAGSQGQLIVALKDTAAVARYLRSPAVLAALPRGTEVLWNVPSAEENKDVRSLWLVDSKAMITGEYLANATAGTDQQFNRPVVFFELNRRGGRVFERETGRNLQRQMAIVLDNQVYTAPIIQSQIGRNGQITLGSSTLDEASDLALVLRAGALPAPLKIVEERSVGPTMGADSVNKGFVAGLLGIVGVVVIMLAYYRLAGLFAVGALALYVLYTLGSMAALDAVLTFPGIAGLVLSIGMSVDANVLIFERIREELDAGRQVRAAVSEGFKQALSAIVDSNVTTLLTAAVLFYVGTGPIRGFAVTLGIGIIISMFTAIFVTRTLFTLYLERRSPAAQGLSI; this is translated from the coding sequence ATGTTTCAGAACCTCAAGGCCCGTCTGGGCCTGATTTTCCTGCTGGCCGCGCTCTGCGTTGGCATCCTCTTCTGGAACAACGCCAGAAAGGGGGCCATGGTCACCCTGGGGCTGGACCTCCAGGGCGGAACGCACCTCGCGCTCGAAATCGACGAGAGCAAGGCCGCGCTCACCTCCGCGCAGCGCAGCGAGGCCATCGACCGCGCGCTCAAGGTGGTGCGCCTTCGCGTGGACGAACTCGGCGTGGCCGAGCCCGTGGTGCAGAAGGCCGGCGACTCCCGCATCATCGTGGAGCTTGCCGGCCTGCAGAACACCAACGCGGCCAAGGACGTGATTTCCAAGGCGGCCTTCCTGGAGTTTCAGGTGGTGAAGCGCCCGGAAGAGGCGCAGTCCGTGGTGACGCGGCTTGACCAGGCGGTGGCCCGCGCCTTCCCCGCGGAAGCGGCCAAGGCCCCCGCGTCGGCGACGCCGGCGGGCGGCGTGTTCCAGCAGAAGACGCCCGCCGCCGACAGCGCGGCCGTGGGCCGGCCGTTCAGCAGCAAGCTGGCGGGCGCGGGTTCGCAGGGGCAGCTGATCGTGGCGCTCAAGGACACCGCGGCGGTCGCCCGGTACCTGCGCTCTCCGGCGGTGCTGGCCGCGCTGCCGCGCGGAACCGAGGTGCTGTGGAACGTGCCCTCGGCCGAGGAAAACAAGGACGTGCGCTCGCTGTGGCTGGTGGACAGCAAGGCCATGATCACGGGTGAATACCTGGCCAACGCCACGGCCGGCACCGACCAGCAGTTCAACCGGCCGGTGGTGTTCTTTGAGTTGAACCGCCGCGGCGGCCGCGTATTCGAGCGCGAAACGGGCCGCAACCTGCAGCGGCAGATGGCGATCGTGCTGGACAACCAGGTCTACACGGCGCCCATCATCCAGTCGCAGATCGGCCGCAACGGCCAGATCACGCTGGGCAGCAGCACGCTGGACGAGGCGAGCGACCTGGCGCTGGTGCTGCGCGCTGGCGCGCTCCCCGCGCCGCTCAAGATTGTGGAAGAGCGCAGCGTGGGCCCCACGATGGGCGCCGACTCGGTGAACAAGGGCTTTGTCGCCGGGCTGCTGGGCATCGTGGGCGTGGTGGTGATCATGCTGGCCTACTACCGGCTGGCGGGGCTGTTCGCGGTGGGCGCGCTTGCGCTGTACGTGCTGTACACGCTGGGCTCCATGGCGGCGCTGGACGCGGTGCTCACCTTTCCCGGCATCGCCGGGCTGGTGCTTTCCATCGGCATGTCGGTGGACGCCAACGTGCTGATCTTTGAGCGCATCCGCGAAGAGCTGGACGCGGGGCGCCAGGTGCGCGCGGCGGTGAGCGAGGGCTTCAAGCAGGCGCTTTCGGCCATCGTGGACTCCAACGTCACCACGCTGCTGACGGCCGCGGTGCTGTTCTACGTCGGCACCGGCCCCATCCGCGGCTTCGCGGTCACGCTGGGCATCGGCATCATCATCTCCATGTTCACGGCCATCTTCGTGACGCGGACGCTCTTCACACTGTACCTGGAGCGCCGCTCGCCGGCCGCGCAGGGTTTGTCCATCTGA
- the secF gene encoding protein translocase subunit SecF, with translation MRLFTNANYPIMHWRKRAYAVTALLFLATFVAMGVNVAQLGSWLNYGVDFRGGTLVHLAFNRPVEITDVRAAARSAGREDWEISRFGGNNEVVVRKETFQENLGRSPEEDVRDALRSRFPDNTYKVVRTEAVGPKVGNELQYRALIAILISLAITMVYLAVRFEWRFGLAAIAATFHDILITLGILAITRNEVSLGTVAAFLTIVGYSLNDTIVVFDRIRESLAKPRHDQTYLEILNRAINETLPRTVLTASGTLVTLISLFLFGGPVIRDFALVLILGIFIGTFSSIFVAAPVLYFIQNKWPNKPARQQAASSRSARPRERTTV, from the coding sequence ATGCGCCTGTTTACGAACGCCAACTACCCGATCATGCATTGGCGCAAGCGCGCCTATGCGGTGACGGCCCTGCTCTTTCTTGCCACGTTCGTCGCCATGGGGGTGAACGTGGCGCAGCTGGGCTCCTGGCTCAACTACGGCGTGGACTTCCGGGGCGGCACGCTGGTGCACCTGGCGTTCAACCGTCCGGTGGAGATCACCGACGTGCGCGCCGCGGCGCGCTCCGCGGGACGTGAGGACTGGGAGATCAGCCGCTTCGGCGGCAACAACGAGGTGGTGGTGCGCAAGGAAACGTTCCAGGAAAACCTGGGACGCTCCCCGGAGGAGGACGTGCGCGACGCGCTGCGCAGCCGCTTTCCCGACAACACCTACAAGGTGGTGCGTACGGAAGCGGTGGGCCCCAAGGTGGGCAACGAGCTGCAGTACCGCGCGCTGATCGCCATTCTGATCTCGCTGGCCATCACCATGGTGTACCTGGCCGTGCGCTTCGAGTGGCGCTTCGGTCTGGCGGCCATCGCGGCGACGTTCCACGACATCCTGATCACGCTGGGCATTCTGGCCATCACGCGCAACGAGGTGTCGCTGGGCACGGTGGCGGCGTTCCTGACGATCGTGGGCTACTCGCTGAACGACACCATCGTGGTGTTCGACCGCATCCGCGAAAGCCTGGCCAAGCCGCGGCACGACCAGACGTACCTGGAGATCCTGAACCGGGCCATCAACGAGACGCTGCCGCGCACGGTGCTCACGGCGTCGGGCACGCTGGTGACGCTGATCTCGCTGTTCCTGTTCGGCGGCCCGGTGATCCGCGACTTTGCGCTGGTGCTGATCCTGGGCATCTTCATCGGTACGTTCTCGTCGATCTTCGTGGCGGCCCCGGTTCTGTACTTCATTCAGAACAAGTGGCCCAACAAGCCGGCGCGCCAGCAGGCCGCGTCGTCGCGCAGCGCCCGTCCGCGCGAGCGCACGACGGTGTAA